Proteins encoded within one genomic window of Brassica rapa cultivar Chiifu-401-42 chromosome A09, CAAS_Brap_v3.01, whole genome shotgun sequence:
- the LOC117128070 gene encoding uncharacterized protein LOC117128070 produces the protein MNVLAICNFSMRFIYAYVGVPGRAHDTKVLTYCATEEASFPHPPAGKYYLVDSGYPTRDGYLGPHRRTRYHLDQFNRGGPPSNTRELFNRKHSGLRSIIERTFGVWKAKWRIMDRKHPKYELKKWIKIVTATMALHNFIRDSQHEDIDFLHWEGVESYEQHGDEQHDEHVQYIPAGDRVMESVRDSITLEMARGTRLPH, from the coding sequence ATGAATGTGTTAGCCATCTGCAATTTCAGCATGCGATTCATATACGCTTATGTTGGAGTTCCCGGGAGAGCACATGACACGAAGGTGCTGACATATTGTGCTACTGAAGAAGCTTCTTTTCCTCACCCACCAGCTGGAAAGTACTACTTGGTCGACTCAGGTTATCCAACAAGAGATGGTTACTTAGGTCCTCATCGCAGAACCAGATACCATTTGGATCAGTTTAATAGAGGAGGTCCACCATCAAACACTAGGGAACTGTTTAACCGCAAGCATTCTGGTTTGAGATCAATCATTGAGAGGACTTTTGGTGTGTGGAAAGCTAAATGGAGGATTATGGACAGAAAACATCCCAAGTATGAGCTGAAGAAATGGATAAAGATTGTGACAGCCACAATGGCCCTCCACAACTTCATTCGGGATTCACAGCATGAAGATATCGACTTTTTGCATTGGGAAGGAGTGGAATCATATGAACAACATGGTGATGAACAACATGATGAGCATGTTCAATACATACCAGCAGGTGATAGAGTGATGGAGAGTGTACGTGACTCTATTACTCTAGAGATGGCAAGAGGAACTAGACTTCCACATTAG